In a single window of the Rhineura floridana isolate rRhiFlo1 chromosome 3, rRhiFlo1.hap2, whole genome shotgun sequence genome:
- the LOC133382078 gene encoding uncharacterized protein LOC133382078 produces the protein MKAVEPGGLAYQLLGSWLQAIRETITILLQFAEQQTQWLLQQVSSNRLLQTLFPCLGSFTRMNAELTANHRKDQGGIADSSQENPSKNQWDEDGTAFPSHSGRENTSLPSESIYTLFDKDGRLDVFRMRKMVYERGTHASERKITWKFLFGVYPEKSTTEERKEQDRQMSSQYRWMKRSWKQRLPWAAKMRVKSDLELSLAIQRHEEQWREAEAAIPPTDIYTEHSLPFQQINMQEFQKALQDIDADVPQTDRHRTFFQREGLVNLLYLRDILITYVAFHQDIGYCQGMNDFASRFLETLDNETEAFWCFVGYMRRSAWSFTTMGVRRKTQICEELLKHVDPELYDHIESVSKEKLLFCLRWLLLLFQKDLDHPDAVRVLEISALESEKMNFGAWIWLTRREGEEALPAPFTSVDREEITFEVLLCIAVLIQNRKKLLQYQDVNDFFLFAQRLQGRLQLNTLHGEERP, from the exons ATGAAGGCAGTGGAGCCTGGAGGTCTGGCATATCAGCTCCTGGGGAGCTGGTTACAAGCCATCCG AGAAACCATCACAATCCTATTGCAGTTTGCAGAGCAGCAGACCCAGTGGTTACTTCAACAAGTTTCCAGTAATCGTCTCCTGCAGACCCTGTTTCCATGTCTGGGATCCTTTACAAG AATGAACGCTGAGCTCACAGCAAACCACAGAAAGGACCAAGGAGGAATAGCAGACAGTAGCCAGGAGAATCCCAGTAAGAACCAGTGGGATGAAGATGGCACAGCATTTCCTTCCCACTCTGGAAGAGAGAACACATCACTACCTTCTGAATCAATCTACACCTTATTTGACAAAGATGGGCGGCTGGATGTCTTCCGCATGCGCAAAATGGTCTATGAAAGAG GCACGCATGCCAGTGAGAGAAAGATCACCTGGAAGTTTCTCTTTGGCGTGTATCCTGAGAAATCCACAACCGAAGAGAGAAAGGAGCAGGACCGGCAAATGTCTTCCCAATATCGGTGGATGAAGCGCTCGTGGAAACAGCGCCTCCCTTGGGCTGCCAAAATGAGAGTAAAGTCCGACT TGGAGCTTTCCTTGGCGATCCAGAGGCATGAAGAACAATGGAGGGAAGCTGAAGCAGCCATTCCGCCTACAGATATCTATACTGAG CATAGCCTGCCCTTCCAGCAGATTAACATGCAAGAGTTCCAAAAGGCACTGCAAGACATTGATGCTGATGTACCCCAAACAGACCGACACCGGACCTTCTTTCA acGTGAAGGACTAGTGAACCTGCTTTACCTCCGCGACATTCTCATCACGTATGTGGCCTTCCATCAAG ATATCGGATACTGCCAGGGCATGAATGACTTTGCCAGCCGCTTTTTGGAGACTCTGGACAATGAGACTGAGGCCTTCTGGTGCTTCGTGGGCTACATGCGACGCTCAGCATGGAGCTTCACCACCATGGGGGTTCGCCGCAAGACAC AAATCTGTGAGGAGCTTCTGAAACATGTGGACCCAGAACTGTACGATCACATAGAGAGTGTGTCCAAGgaaaagctgctgttttgcctCAG GTGGCTACTGCTACTTTTCCAGAAGGACTTAGACCACCCAGATGCTGTGAGGGTCCTAGAGATCAGTGCCTTGGAATCTGAGAAAATGAATTTTGGAGCCTGGATATGGCTGACTCGGAGGGAAG GTGAGGAAGCACTACCAGCGCCTTTCACATCTGTAGATCGGGAGGAGATCACGTTTGAAGTGCTGCTTTGCATTGCTGTCCTGATCCAGAACCGGAAGAAGCTACTACAATACCAGGATGTCAATGACTTTTTCCTGTTTGCACAGAG GTTGCAGGGCAGACTTCAGCTGAACACGCTGCATGGAGAGGAGCGCCCATAA